One window of Medicago truncatula cultivar Jemalong A17 chromosome 2, MtrunA17r5.0-ANR, whole genome shotgun sequence genomic DNA carries:
- the LOC25486761 gene encoding uncharacterized protein — MATSILSHAFPTTCTTFRRPVSAVNIHHNPPLLLQPLQRHRKKNHIKWAIKLSLVEQSTQKSSFDLQQLVAFLYDDLPHLFDDKGIDKSAYDERVFFRDPITKHDDLSGYLFNIALLKTIFRPQFQLHWVKPTGPYEITTRWTMVMKFMLLPWKPELVFTGTSVMGVNPENGKFCSHVDFWDSLKKNDYFSFEGLLEVLKQLRIYKTPDLESPKYQILKRTANYEVRQYDPFVVVETNGDKLSGNTGFNDVAGYIFGKNSTTEKIPMTTPVFTQAIDVDLSKVSIQIVLPSDKETKSLPNPNQETVSLRKVEGGIAAVIKFSGKPMEDIVREKEKILRSNIIKDGLKPQPGCLLARYNDPGRTWSFIMRNEVLIWLDDFSLD; from the exons ATGGCCACTTCCATTCTCTCCCACGCATTTCCTACAACTTGCACCACTTTCCGGCGACCAGTCTCCGCCGTCAACATCCACCACAACCCTCCACTTCTTCTCCAGCCACTACAGAGACAccgtaaaaaaaatcacattaaatGGGCCATTAAGCTGAGCTTAGTAGAGCAGAGTACACAAAAATCGAGTTTTGATTTGCAGCAACTTGTTGCGTTTCTTTACGACGATCTTCCTCACCTCTTTGATGATAAGGGTATTGATAAAAGTGCTTATGATGAACGTGTCTTCTTTCGTGACCCAATTACTAAGCATGATGATTTGAGTGGTTATCTTTTCAACATTGCTCTTCTTAAAACAATCTTCAGGCCTCAGTTTCAGTTGCATTGGGTTAAACCg ACAGGACCTTATGAAATAACTACAAGATGGACCATGGTTATGAAATTCATGCTACTTCCATGGAAACCAGAATTGGTGTTTACAGGAACATCTGTTATGGGTGTTAACCCAGAAAATGGCAAGTTTTGTAGCCATGTG GACTTTTGGGATTCACTAAAGAAAAATGACTATTTTTCGTTTGAAGGTTTATTGGAAGTATTAAAACAG TTGAGGATTTACAAGACACCAGATTTGGAATCACCcaaatatcaaatattaaaaCGGACAGCAAATTATGAG GTTAGACAGTATGATCCATTCGTAGTAGTAGAAACAAATGGAGACAAGCTATCTGGGAATACCGGCTTTAATGATGTTGCTGG GTATATATTTGGAAAGAATTCCACAACAGAGAAGATACCGATGACTACTCCTGTATTCACTCAAGCCattgatgttgacttgtccaaaGTCTCAATCCAAATAGTTCTTCCATCAGACAAAGAAACAAAGAG TTTACCAAATCCTAATCAAGAAACGGTTAGCTTGAGAAAGGTAGAAGGAGGCATTGCTGCAGTAATAAAGTTTAGTGGAAAACCCATGGAGGATATTGTTCGCGAAAAGGAGAAAATTTTGCGATCCAATATCATTAAAGATGGTCTTAAACCTCAGCCCGGTTGTTTGCTTGCCCGTTACAATGATCCAGGTCGAACATGGTCCTTCATAATG AGGAATGAAGTGCTCATTTGGTTAGATGACTTCTCATTGGATTAG